The proteins below are encoded in one region of Flavobacterium nackdongense:
- a CDS encoding type II toxin-antitoxin system RelE/ParE family toxin → MRFHFKIDTDALNDIEETFEWYEMQSKGLGLRYKNQVKKQINALKKNPYLFSIKYNQIRCRKIEKFPFLIHFLINENTKFVTVFAVFHTSRNPEIWNNRR, encoded by the coding sequence TTGAGATTTCATTTTAAAATAGATACGGATGCTTTAAATGACATCGAAGAAACATTCGAATGGTATGAAATGCAGTCGAAAGGATTGGGGTTGCGTTACAAGAATCAAGTGAAAAAGCAAATTAATGCTTTGAAAAAAAATCCATATCTCTTTAGTATAAAATACAACCAAATTCGGTGTAGAAAAATTGAAAAATTTCCATTCTTGATTCATTTTTTAATCAATGAAAACACAAAATTTGTTACTGTTTTTGCCGTTTTTCACACTTCAAGAAATCCAGAAATTTGGAATAATAGACGCTAA
- a CDS encoding glycine--tRNA ligase, translating into MAKQEDLFKNVISHAKEYGFIFPSSEIYDGLSAVYDYAQNGVELKKNIREYWWKAMVQMNDNIVGLDAAILMHPTTWKASGHVDAFNDPLIDNKDSKRRYRADVLIEDYAEKLNLKAKKEIEKAKVRFGDAFNEQEFITTNARVVEYLAKEREILERMGRSLGAGDLEDVKALIEELEIACPESGSRNWTEVRQFNLMFGTKLGASADTAMDLYLRPETAQGIFVNFLNVQKSGRMKVPFGIAQTGKAFRNEIVARQFIFRMREFEQMEMQFFVQPGKEMQWYEHWKNARLNWHLSLGLGKEKYRFHDHEKLAHYANAAADIEFDFPFGFKELEGIHSRTDFDLKAHEQYSGRKLQYFDAELNQNYVPYVVETSVGLDRMFLAIFATSLKEETLEDGSTRTVLKLPAVLAPTKAAILPLVKKDGLPEIAHKIIDDLRWDFNVAYDEKDAVGRRYRRQDALGTPFCITVDHQTIEDQTVTIRHRDSMKQDRVAITDLKSIIENEVSMKNWLMKM; encoded by the coding sequence ATGGCAAAACAAGAAGATTTATTTAAGAATGTGATTTCGCACGCAAAAGAATACGGATTTATTTTTCCGTCAAGCGAAATTTACGATGGTTTAAGTGCAGTCTATGATTATGCACAAAACGGAGTAGAATTAAAAAAGAACATACGCGAATATTGGTGGAAAGCGATGGTTCAAATGAACGATAACATCGTTGGCCTTGACGCGGCAATTTTGATGCATCCCACGACTTGGAAAGCTTCAGGTCACGTCGATGCTTTCAACGATCCTTTAATCGATAATAAAGATTCCAAAAGAAGATACAGAGCCGATGTTTTGATTGAAGATTATGCCGAAAAGCTAAATCTAAAAGCTAAAAAAGAAATCGAAAAAGCGAAAGTTCGTTTTGGAGACGCTTTCAATGAACAAGAATTCATCACCACCAATGCAAGAGTGGTTGAATATTTAGCCAAAGAAAGAGAAATCCTCGAAAGAATGGGCCGTTCTTTAGGAGCTGGTGATTTGGAAGATGTAAAAGCCTTAATCGAAGAATTAGAAATAGCTTGTCCAGAATCCGGTTCTAGAAATTGGACCGAAGTGCGTCAATTTAACTTGATGTTTGGTACCAAACTAGGCGCTTCTGCCGATACCGCAATGGATTTGTACTTGCGTCCGGAAACAGCTCAAGGAATTTTTGTAAATTTCTTAAACGTTCAAAAATCAGGAAGAATGAAAGTTCCTTTTGGTATTGCACAAACTGGAAAAGCGTTTAGAAATGAAATCGTAGCTAGACAGTTCATTTTCCGTATGCGTGAATTCGAACAAATGGAAATGCAATTTTTTGTGCAACCTGGAAAAGAAATGCAATGGTACGAACATTGGAAAAACGCACGTTTGAATTGGCATTTGTCTCTAGGTTTAGGAAAAGAAAAATACCGTTTTCACGATCACGAAAAACTGGCGCATTACGCGAATGCAGCTGCTGATATCGAATTCGATTTCCCTTTTGGTTTCAAAGAATTAGAAGGAATTCACTCTCGTACCGATTTCGATTTGAAAGCGCACGAACAATATTCAGGCAGAAAATTACAATATTTCGATGCTGAATTGAATCAAAATTATGTTCCTTATGTGGTGGAAACATCTGTAGGACTAGATAGAATGTTCTTGGCGATTTTTGCCACTTCCTTAAAAGAAGAAACTTTAGAGGATGGTTCAACAAGAACGGTTCTGAAATTACCAGCCGTTTTAGCACCAACAAAAGCAGCTATTTTACCATTAGTTAAAAAAGATGGATTGCCTGAAATCGCTCATAAAATCATCGATGATTTACGTTGGGATTTCAATGTAGCGTATGACGAAAAAGATGCCGTAGGACGACGTTACAGAAGACAAGATGCTTTGGGAACTCCTTTCTGCATTACTGTCGATCATCAAACTATCGAAGATCAAACGGTAACAATTCGTCATAGGGATTCAATGAAACAAGATCGCGTGGCGATTACCGACTTGAAATCAATCATCGAAAATGAAGTTTCGATGAAAAATTGGTTAATGAAGATGTAG
- a CDS encoding LytR/AlgR family response regulator transcription factor: MNFPYIIIDDNQESVLKTKAIADGFSELVFVASANNYADGLHLILEHNPKLIFLEIDPADTSTNLSLALINELYRYLKVVPKVIITTSKKELAFDAIQYEVADYLIKPVQRIDFIKFILKIKKTVDEEPSSFVVEKQIFNEPTVPKPELPLNNFEEDKQEETAPIPEETTALETSTFEEPADLETTNSPDEESSSEEDTILHIPKQRLVPISEQPLILCIKSYGDYRYIDARDICYFQADNNSTDIHLNTGEMVTAFKTLKHFEGILSAPFARIHNSYIVNSSYISRIHTGNAVCYIKNTTTKIPFSKSYKENIDAIISDFANGNYLEI, from the coding sequence ATGAATTTTCCGTACATTATTATTGACGACAATCAAGAAAGTGTTTTGAAAACTAAAGCGATTGCTGATGGTTTTTCGGAGCTTGTCTTTGTAGCTTCGGCCAATAACTATGCCGATGGTCTCCATCTAATTCTAGAACACAATCCCAAATTAATTTTCCTCGAAATTGATCCAGCCGATACATCGACTAACCTGTCATTGGCGCTCATCAACGAGTTGTATCGGTATCTTAAGGTTGTTCCGAAAGTAATTATTACCACTTCTAAAAAAGAACTAGCTTTTGACGCTATACAGTATGAAGTAGCGGATTATTTGATTAAACCGGTGCAAAGAATCGATTTTATAAAATTTATTTTAAAAATAAAAAAAACAGTTGACGAAGAGCCTTCTTCTTTCGTAGTTGAAAAACAAATATTCAACGAGCCAACTGTTCCAAAACCAGAACTACCTCTAAATAATTTTGAAGAAGACAAACAGGAGGAGACAGCTCCCATTCCTGAAGAAACAACTGCTCTTGAAACATCTACTTTCGAAGAACCAGCCGATCTTGAAACAACTAATAGTCCTGACGAAGAGTCATCGTCTGAAGAAGATACCATTCTACATATTCCAAAACAGAGGCTCGTTCCCATCTCAGAACAACCACTTATTCTATGTATCAAATCCTACGGCGACTATCGGTACATCGACGCAAGAGACATTTGCTATTTCCAAGCCGATAATAACTCAACGGATATTCACTTAAATACGGGTGAAATGGTTACCGCTTTCAAAACATTGAAACATTTTGAAGGCATTTTATCGGCTCCATTTGCAAGAATTCACAACAGTTATATTGTAAATAGCAGTTACATTTCTAGAATTCATACCGGAAATGCCGTCTGCTATATCAAAAACACTACTACAAAAATCCCGTTTTCTAAATCTTACAAGGAAAACATCGATGCCATTATCTCGGATTTTGCCAATGGCAATTATTTGGAAATATAA
- a CDS encoding 3-oxoacyl-ACP reductase — protein MKKSILTSGLLILVMILTSFTTPETKTDAVGSGMAGGNVRLDAVGSGMAGGNVRLDAVGSGMAGGNVRLDAVGSGMAGGNVRLD, from the coding sequence ATGAAAAAATCAATTTTAACAAGCGGACTACTAATTTTGGTAATGATATTAACGTCTTTCACAACACCTGAAACAAAAACTGACGCTGTTGGTTCAGGAATGGCTGGAGGCAATGTAAGACTGGATGCTGTTGGTTCAGGAATGGCTGGAGGCAATGTAAGACTAGATGCTGTTGGTTCAGGAATGGCTGGAGGCAATGTAAGACTAGATGCTGTTGGTTCAGGAATGGCTGGAGGAAATGTAAGATTAGATTAA
- a CDS encoding DNA adenine methylase yields the protein MNYIGSKQKLSSFISTTVNSTVGGDLSQKTFCDLFAGTGIVGRSFKKDVKKVISNDLEYYSFVLNKNYIENHESFDYSALIEELNALQGVEGFVFNEYSENGTSKRLYYSENNGKKIDAIRQKIEYWKTSNQIHSNVYYFLLASLLESADKVANTASVYGAYLKHIKKSAQKELILEPALFEINANKHEVYNEDSNALIQKIEGDILYLDPPYNARQYGANYHILNTIAKYDSFIPRGKTGLREYNRSNYCSKSQVKKSFEDLIKNASFRYTFLSYNNEGLMSAEEIRNIMSKYGQYDLATTDYQRFKADKTENRNHIANSTTEFLHILEKS from the coding sequence ATGAATTATATAGGCTCAAAACAAAAACTTTCTTCATTCATTTCAACCACAGTAAATTCAACTGTTGGCGGTGATTTATCACAAAAAACGTTTTGCGATTTGTTCGCGGGAACCGGTATTGTAGGTCGAAGCTTCAAGAAAGACGTCAAGAAAGTAATCAGTAATGACCTAGAATACTACAGTTTTGTGCTGAACAAAAATTATATCGAAAACCACGAATCATTCGATTACTCTGCTTTGATTGAAGAATTGAATGCATTACAGGGTGTTGAAGGTTTTGTTTTTAATGAATATTCTGAAAACGGAACATCAAAAAGATTGTACTATTCTGAAAATAACGGAAAAAAAATTGATGCCATTCGTCAAAAAATTGAATATTGGAAAACTTCAAATCAAATCCATTCGAATGTATATTATTTTCTTTTAGCTTCTTTGTTAGAAAGTGCCGACAAAGTCGCTAATACTGCTTCGGTTTATGGCGCCTACTTGAAACACATTAAAAAATCAGCACAAAAAGAATTGATTTTAGAGCCTGCATTGTTCGAAATTAATGCCAACAAACACGAAGTTTATAATGAAGATAGCAATGCTTTAATCCAAAAAATAGAAGGCGATATTCTGTATTTAGACCCACCTTACAATGCGCGTCAGTACGGGGCTAATTATCATATTTTGAATACTATAGCAAAATATGATTCCTTTATTCCAAGAGGGAAAACTGGTTTGCGCGAATACAACCGGTCGAATTATTGCAGCAAGTCTCAAGTGAAAAAATCATTTGAAGATTTAATAAAAAACGCTTCTTTTCGCTATACTTTTCTAAGTTACAATAACGAAGGCCTCATGTCTGCAGAGGAAATTAGAAACATAATGTCGAAATATGGCCAATATGATTTGGCTACAACCGATTACCAAAGATTTAAAGCCGACAAAACCGAAAATCGTAATCATATTGCCAACAGCACCACTGAATTTCTACATATTTTAGAAAAAAGCTAA
- a CDS encoding DUF3575 domain-containing protein, with amino-acid sequence MKKLLVVLSLSFFTIGYSQEKPKADFPKNEIKGNALFLVAGAFEATYERIINEETSFGASVFLAITEDFDTKFALTPYYRFYFGQKPAAGFFVEGFGTLNSYEDSFYTGENSSYNYYKEVSRTDFALGFGLGSKWITKSGFLFEINAGVGRNLFNSSDTDHEIVGRGGITLGYRFN; translated from the coding sequence ATGAAAAAATTATTAGTAGTACTTAGTTTGTCTTTTTTTACAATTGGTTATAGCCAAGAAAAGCCAAAAGCTGATTTTCCTAAAAATGAAATCAAAGGCAATGCCTTATTCTTAGTCGCGGGTGCCTTTGAGGCCACTTATGAACGAATTATTAATGAGGAAACTAGTTTTGGTGCTTCTGTTTTTTTAGCAATTACAGAAGATTTTGACACTAAATTTGCTTTGACACCTTACTATCGCTTCTACTTTGGCCAAAAACCGGCAGCTGGATTTTTTGTGGAAGGTTTTGGAACTTTAAATTCATATGAGGATTCTTTTTACACGGGCGAAAATAGTTCTTATAATTATTATAAAGAAGTTTCCAGAACTGATTTTGCCCTAGGATTTGGTTTAGGTTCTAAGTGGATCACCAAAAGTGGATTCTTGTTTGAAATAAATGCTGGTGTGGGTCGAAATTTATTCAATAGTAGCGATACTGATCACGAAATTGTTGGTCGAGGGGGAATTACATTAGGTTATAGATTTAACTAA
- a CDS encoding addiction module protein: METIKLNIDLNVNQLIEAVKQLSPKDRLKVNDAIWNDTMEIPVEHQRIVLDRMAKAKTNPERLLDWDEVSKGL; encoded by the coding sequence ATGGAAACAATTAAACTGAACATCGATTTGAATGTCAATCAATTGATTGAAGCTGTGAAACAACTTTCGCCTAAAGATCGATTGAAAGTGAATGATGCCATTTGGAATGATACTATGGAAATACCCGTTGAACATCAACGAATTGTTTTAGACCGGATGGCAAAAGCAAAAACCAATCCTGAAAGACTTTTAGATTGGGACGAGGTATCAAAAGGGCTTTAA
- a CDS encoding response regulator produces MTLDSTTEIETIKNNILIVDDHPFIIQGYKNAITRYNPKEYEFFITEAKDCESGYNVITNPETRAFDIAFLDISMPSYDEKGIFSGEDLAKLLNEYMPNCKIILLTMYTELLKIRTIIEAINPLGLVIKNDLTFDELLFGFNKVINNEIYYSQSIQKMLDQSEFETIEIDLFDKQILFHLSKGTKTKDIPQYIPISLSAIEKRKMNLKKLLNTKDETDIGLVREAKDRGILF; encoded by the coding sequence ATGACATTGGATTCAACTACTGAAATAGAAACAATCAAAAACAACATATTGATTGTAGATGATCACCCATTTATAATTCAGGGGTACAAAAATGCGATTACCCGATACAATCCTAAGGAATATGAGTTTTTCATTACCGAAGCAAAAGATTGCGAATCAGGGTATAATGTCATAACAAACCCAGAAACAAGGGCTTTTGACATCGCTTTTTTAGATATTAGCATGCCTTCTTATGATGAAAAAGGTATTTTTTCAGGCGAAGATTTAGCTAAATTATTGAATGAATACATGCCCAATTGCAAAATTATTTTGCTCACAATGTACACCGAATTGCTCAAAATCAGAACGATAATAGAGGCAATAAATCCACTTGGATTAGTTATCAAAAATGATTTGACTTTCGACGAACTTCTTTTTGGCTTTAACAAGGTGATCAATAATGAAATTTATTACAGCCAATCCATCCAAAAAATGCTCGATCAGTCCGAATTTGAAACAATTGAAATTGATCTTTTTGATAAACAAATTCTTTTTCATCTGTCTAAAGGAACAAAAACCAAAGATATTCCGCAATACATCCCCATTTCGTTGAGCGCCATCGAAAAAAGAAAAATGAATTTGAAAAAATTACTAAATACAAAAGACGAAACCGATATTGGCTTAGTGCGAGAAGCTAAAGACAGAGGTATATTGTTTTAG
- the thiL gene encoding thiamine-phosphate kinase, producing MIEDKSPQRTSIAQLGEFGLIDHLTKNFQINQSSTFKGIGDDAAILDFKDKKVVVSTDILVEGVHFDLSYMPLKHLGYKAVVVNVSDICAMNAKATQILVTIAVSNRFPLEALEELFEGITLAANEYKVDVIGGDTTSSQKGMIISVTVIGEADENELVYRNGAGQTDLLVVTGDIGAAYMGLQVLEREKQVFQVNPNSQPDLDAYAYLIERQLKPEARKDIRTLLHALEIKPSAMIDISDGLSSEIMHLCKQSNVGCNLYEDKLPLDPQFMNVCEEFNLDATTVAINGGEDYELLFTIKMEDFEKIKGNPNFTIIGHMTQESEGIHLVTRANTRIPLKARGWNALSEE from the coding sequence ATGATAGAAGATAAATCACCGCAACGCACAAGTATCGCTCAACTTGGAGAATTTGGATTAATTGACCATTTGACTAAAAACTTTCAAATTAACCAATCTTCGACATTCAAAGGGATTGGCGATGATGCAGCTATATTGGATTTCAAGGACAAAAAAGTAGTAGTTTCTACTGATATTTTAGTCGAAGGTGTCCATTTTGATTTGAGTTATATGCCTTTAAAGCATTTGGGATATAAAGCCGTTGTAGTCAATGTGTCCGACATTTGTGCAATGAATGCCAAAGCGACACAAATTCTAGTTACGATAGCTGTTTCCAACCGGTTTCCACTTGAGGCTCTAGAAGAATTGTTCGAAGGAATTACACTCGCAGCCAATGAATATAAGGTAGATGTTATAGGTGGTGACACCACTTCTTCTCAAAAGGGAATGATCATCAGCGTCACTGTTATTGGCGAAGCAGACGAGAATGAACTTGTCTATAGAAACGGAGCTGGACAAACCGATTTACTCGTTGTCACAGGGGATATCGGCGCAGCCTATATGGGATTGCAAGTATTGGAGCGCGAGAAACAAGTTTTTCAGGTAAACCCTAATTCGCAACCTGATCTGGATGCGTATGCTTATTTAATAGAGCGCCAACTGAAGCCTGAGGCTCGAAAAGACATTCGGACATTATTACACGCCTTAGAAATAAAACCAAGCGCGATGATTGATATTTCGGATGGATTGTCGTCGGAAATTATGCATTTGTGTAAACAATCGAATGTAGGTTGCAATTTATATGAAGACAAATTACCACTTGACCCTCAATTTATGAATGTTTGTGAAGAATTCAATCTTGATGCCACAACCGTAGCCATCAACGGTGGCGAAGATTATGAATTGCTCTTTACCATAAAAATGGAAGATTTCGAAAAAATAAAAGGAAATCCAAACTTTACCATTATTGGTCATATGACTCAAGAAAGCGAAGGAATCCATTTGGTAACTCGCGCCAATACCCGAATTCCTTTGAAAGCTCGTGGCTGGAATGCTTTGAGTGAAGAATAA
- a CDS encoding ComF family protein, translating into MLQSLINLFFPPVCAGCHSFLVSNEKVICTVCRHNIPLTNHHLNPENEAFKKFYGRIPVEHTSALLYFHQKGIVQELIHNLKYKGQEQIGTVLGEWYAEDLKNLEIMQSVDEIIPVPLHKRKLRERGYNQVTNFGKTLSVALDIPFDSNILVRNVYSKTQSKKNLLNRSEGIDTIFDVVFTEKDHNKHFLLIDDVLTTGSTLEACSHALLKIPGARISIVCMAMAHS; encoded by the coding sequence ATGTTGCAAAGCCTAATCAATCTCTTTTTTCCGCCAGTTTGTGCTGGATGTCATTCGTTTTTGGTGTCGAATGAAAAAGTGATTTGCACGGTTTGCCGACATAATATTCCGTTGACGAATCATCATTTGAATCCTGAAAATGAGGCTTTCAAAAAATTTTATGGTAGAATTCCAGTTGAACACACCTCTGCATTATTGTATTTTCATCAAAAAGGAATCGTTCAAGAATTAATTCATAACCTGAAATATAAAGGTCAAGAGCAGATTGGTACTGTTTTGGGTGAATGGTATGCTGAAGATTTGAAAAATTTGGAAATCATGCAATCGGTAGATGAAATTATTCCTGTGCCTTTGCACAAACGAAAGTTGAGAGAACGGGGTTATAATCAGGTTACCAATTTTGGAAAAACGCTTTCCGTTGCTTTGGATATTCCATTTGATTCCAATATATTGGTTCGAAATGTATATTCGAAAACCCAATCCAAGAAAAATTTATTGAATAGAAGTGAAGGTATAGACACTATATTCGATGTTGTTTTCACCGAAAAAGACCACAATAAACATTTCCTCTTGATTGACGATGTGCTCACGACTGGTTCGACTTTGGAAGCTTGTTCGCACGCCTTATTGAAAATTCCCGGTGCACGAATTAGTATTGTTTGTATGGCAATGGCGCATAGCTAA
- a CDS encoding ATP-binding protein codes for MKKNYYIIIISLLTVLGCTKKSAVNSLSNSPEDSLSSYLTKANDFGATTKKRQEYIQKAFNIVIEQDNDSLQRTNLFRIANRYYNLNDWNKYREIANIVLQKAKISRDSLSMAKAYSYLGDYYGSQGVSDSAFVNYFKSEKQYLNLKENYNASRTRLNIALLQFNESDLLGSEISVFKALKAIKGETANDIVYESNNLLGLIYNELGEFAKAIEYHNKALQGLDKAPTPIEFQSRATSLNNLGLVYQNLNKDKQAIPYFEEGLKQKQDILLYKPPLYAMLLDNLGYSRFKLKEKKGLPGLFYESLRLRDSLKLTTGIIVNQIRLSEYFAAQGDKVKASKYSNEAMITAKNSKNKRNYLLPLKQLAIIEPTKATEYNKEYIHINDSLQKADRKIADKFSRIEYETDEIKQENTDLTVQNRNLVYIFGGILILGLFLYIIKAQKAKNRELLYKQEQQKANEEIYNLMISQQNDVETIRVIEKKRVAQELHDGVLGRMFGVRMNLDSLNKFNDELASEQRDSYLTELKNIEQDIREISHDLSREKSDLINNFVAIVEKLLEEQKKTFKAKLVSSIDSTIKWDLMSNAIKINLYRVVQESIQNINKYANARNIKVEFKKGNNELFLHISDDGVGFNVKKKKKGIGLQNMLSRINECEGTFEIQSKKGEGTKIMVAVPIKKS; via the coding sequence TTGAAAAAAAACTATTACATAATAATAATTTCTCTACTGACAGTTCTTGGATGTACCAAGAAAAGTGCAGTTAATTCACTTTCAAATTCCCCAGAGGATAGTCTTTCTAGCTACCTCACCAAAGCAAATGATTTTGGCGCTACTACAAAGAAGAGACAGGAATACATACAAAAAGCCTTCAATATAGTTATCGAGCAGGATAACGATTCTTTACAAAGAACCAATTTGTTTAGAATAGCCAATCGGTATTATAACTTAAACGATTGGAATAAATACCGTGAAATTGCCAACATTGTTTTGCAAAAGGCAAAAATTAGTAGGGACAGCCTTAGTATGGCCAAAGCTTATAGTTACTTAGGTGATTATTATGGTTCCCAAGGAGTTTCCGACTCAGCCTTTGTAAATTATTTTAAATCAGAGAAACAGTATCTTAATCTCAAAGAAAATTACAACGCTTCCAGAACTCGACTAAATATAGCTTTACTTCAATTTAATGAAAGTGACCTACTAGGTAGTGAAATCTCTGTTTTTAAAGCTTTAAAAGCTATCAAAGGAGAAACAGCAAATGATATTGTTTATGAATCCAATAACCTTCTAGGATTAATATACAATGAACTTGGAGAATTTGCCAAAGCGATTGAATACCATAACAAAGCGTTACAAGGACTAGATAAAGCCCCTACCCCCATAGAGTTCCAATCTAGAGCCACATCCTTGAATAATTTAGGTTTAGTTTATCAGAATCTCAACAAAGACAAGCAAGCCATACCCTATTTTGAAGAAGGTCTAAAACAAAAACAAGACATTTTACTATACAAACCACCATTATATGCTATGCTATTAGATAATTTAGGCTATTCTCGCTTTAAGTTAAAAGAAAAAAAAGGACTACCTGGTCTTTTTTACGAATCTTTACGACTAAGAGATAGCTTGAAGTTAACTACAGGTATTATTGTTAATCAAATACGTTTATCTGAGTACTTTGCTGCCCAAGGGGATAAGGTAAAAGCGTCGAAATATTCAAACGAGGCAATGATAACTGCAAAAAACTCAAAAAACAAAAGAAATTATTTATTGCCACTCAAGCAATTGGCAATCATAGAACCAACAAAAGCAACAGAATACAACAAAGAATACATTCATATTAACGATAGTTTACAAAAAGCAGACCGAAAAATTGCAGATAAATTTTCACGTATTGAATATGAAACCGATGAAATCAAACAAGAAAACACGGATTTGACGGTTCAAAACCGGAACTTGGTTTATATTTTTGGCGGCATCTTAATATTAGGCTTGTTTTTGTATATCATCAAAGCACAAAAGGCCAAAAACAGAGAATTATTATACAAGCAAGAGCAACAAAAGGCTAACGAGGAAATCTATAATTTGATGATTTCGCAACAAAATGATGTTGAAACTATTCGGGTGATTGAGAAAAAACGTGTGGCGCAAGAATTGCACGATGGGGTTTTGGGCAGAATGTTTGGGGTTCGAATGAACTTAGACAGTTTGAATAAATTCAATGATGAGCTTGCGTCAGAGCAGAGAGACAGCTACTTAACGGAATTGAAAAATATCGAACAAGATATCCGCGAAATTTCACATGATTTGAGTAGGGAAAAATCGGATTTAATTAATAACTTCGTGGCCATAGTAGAAAAACTACTCGAAGAACAAAAAAAGACGTTCAAGGCAAAATTGGTTTCCTCAATTGATTCCACTATCAAATGGGATTTGATGAGTAACGCGATCAAAATCAATTTATACCGTGTGGTTCAGGAATCCATTCAGAACATCAATAAGTATGCTAACGCTCGCAACATAAAAGTTGAATTTAAAAAAGGAAATAACGAATTGTTTTTGCATATTAGCGATGACGGTGTTGGATTTAATGTAAAAAAGAAGAAAAAGGGAATCGGGCTGCAAAACATGCTTTCTAGAATAAATGAATGCGAAGGTACTTTTGAAATTCAATCAAAAAAAGGAGAGGGAACAAAAATTATGGTCGCCGTACCCATTAAAAAATCATAA